GCCTTGGCAGATCTTGATCTTCTGGCAAATACTTTAAAAGACTTTGGCTACCCCGTATCTGCATTCGAAAGTGGTGAAGCTGCCATAGAGCACCTTTTAGCCAGCGGTGAAAAACCAGACCTGGTACTTACAGATATCGGCATGCCAGGCATGGATGGCTATGAAGCCGCAAAGAAGATTAAGTCTATATTTAGAGACGGCCACATACCCATAGTATTTCTTACCGCAAGAAACGACATCAAAACACTAAAAAAATGCTTGAAAATTGGTGACGATTTTATAAGCAAGCCATTGATTCCGGAAATATTAGAAGCAAGAATTGCCGCACATCTTCGTACTAGCGGGCTATATAGAACGCTAAAAAACCAAGCACAGGAGCTACAGACATTCCGCGCCAGAGTAGATGAAGAGTTTCGTATAGTTGACAGAATCTTCGAAAACTACATTAGCGGCAGCACCGTTGGATTTCCTAATGTCAGACTACACATGTCAGCCATGTCTGCTTTTAATGGCGATGTTCTTTTATCAGCCCTAGGACCTGCCGGTAGCTTCTACATAATGATTGGCGACGTTACTGGTCACGGCCTGCCGGCTGCAGTTGCAGCTATCCCTACCTACAGCACATTTAAAACCATGGCCACTAAGGGGTTGCCGGTAGGCACTATTGCCTATGAGATCAACGAAGGCCTCATTTCGGTTATGCCGGCAGATATGATGATGGCCGCACTGATCATGCGCATTGACAAATCTGGCCAAGAAGCGACCGTCTGGAGTGGCGGCATGCCACCTATGATTGTACTAGACAAAAACAGCCATATTACACAGCGAATTCACGCCACACATGCCCCATTATCTATGCTGCCGGGTAAAAAGTTCTCACGTGACATACAACATTACACATTCGACCTAGGCGATAGAATTTATCTATACACAGACGGCATTGAAGAAGCAGAGGGCGAATTCGGCACAATGTTTGGTGAAACCGAACTTGTAAACTCTCTGGTTGGCTCTGTAGATCCATTTGAAAGCCTACTGAATGATGTAGAGAACTTTCGCTCTGGTGAGAAGCAAAATGATGATGTAACACTACTTGAATTTACTTGCAAACCTCTTGAGGCATGCCTAATGACAAGTATTCAGAAAGCAAAAAACATCATACCCTGGCACTTTGAAACCACACTCACCAAAGATCACTTTATTAATGCCGAGCCTGCACCAGCGTTAGCCAAAATGCTGGGATCTGTAAATGGAATTGAGCGACATCAGGATATTATTTCCACTGTGCTTTCTGAGCTCTACGCGAACGCACTAGATCATGGGCTATTGAAGCTAGACTCTACATTAAAAGAAGAGGACGACGGATTTTTTCAGTTCTACGAGCTAAGAAAGCAACGCCTGAGTGAGCTAAAAAATGGATGGATAAAAATCACTCTTGATTGCTATAGCACAGATGATGGCGCCACCGTATACATAACCCTGCAAGACAGCGGTGAGGGTTTCGACACCCAAAAAGTCCTCAATCATTGCGGCAGCCAATTGCTCTCAGGGCGCGGCATCGCTTTAATTAAGTCCCTCGCAGATGAGCTGAAGTACAGCAATAACGGTACCTGTGCCAAGGTTCGCTTCGACATTTAACTTCTTCACAAGCCATTCACTCGCCGTTCAGGTTGCAGGCGCTATAAATAGCGCACTGATAACGCCTGGAGGGCAAGACTATGAAAACCCTTTTTACTGCAGCTACAACCCTCGTTCTTTGCGGCCTGACCCAAAGCGCTTTGGCCGCCAGTGACGCCGGCCTGTACCTTGGCGGCTCGATTGGCAACGCACAAATGGACTTCGACAGTTTTGACAATTTGGTAGATGACAACGACACAGGCTACAAGATCTTCGGCGGCTACAACTTCGGCTTTTTGCCAGGTATTAGCCTAGGTATAGAAACAGGCTTTACCGATTTCGGCAGTGTAGAAGGTGAGCTACAAGGGCTGCCGGCGCGCTTTGATAACACTGCCTGGCAGGCGCATCTTGTAGGCGGATTAGACTTAGGGCCACTGGGAATTTTCGCCAAGGCCGGCGTTAACCATTGGCAAACCAAATTTCAATACGGCAGCTTTTCTGACAAAAATACCGGCTCAGATCCAGCTTACGGTATTGGCGCAACCCTTGAGGTAGATGCATTGCAATTGCGCGCAGAATACGAGCAACTGGATTTCGAGGATGCCAAAATGGACTTTTACAGTGTAGGGGCAAGCTTTCGCTTCTAACCAACACAGGTTCAACAACTTAATCTAGACATATGGCCACCCGCTAAAACGGGCGGCCATGTTACAGCGCGAAATCAAGCAAGTTTCTTACGGCTGATGATTAAACCTATTAAGCCCAAGCCAAGTAAAGCAATAGGCATGGGTTCCGGTACGTTATAGCTAAGCCCAGACAGATACCAAGGGTCGGTTGGCAAGTAGTCCCAATCTGGCTCTATCCAAAGGCTTGTGAGCATGGTGCCATTGAGTGAAATGGCGCCGTTGTTATATACATTATTCAGCTGGTTCGTGGCAGCGCCCATGCCGTAAAACAAAAATGTGTAGCCATCAAACCCGGTATGATTGCCATTGAAATACAGAGTATCAATGCTTACCGCACTGGAAAACTCCAAATATAACGACTCACCGCCGCTATTGTTATCGGCACTGGAATCACCTAGATCATCGTAGTGCGCACTGCCCAATCCGCCCATCGCCGGGTTCGCATCGTGCCAAACATGCAGCGGGGCATTCACATATGAGCCATCGTAAGGTCGACCTGAAAAGCTATCGTAGGCAGACACAGTGACGCTTAAGCCAGCGCCCAAATCCCAGGTTTGCGTTAACGCACAAAAATCGCCACTGGAACACGCAGCGGCTCCGGTGCTTGAATCTGCAAAACCCAAATAGTCACCACTGCCCGAATCCCAAGATATCATGGTTGCCTGGCCGGCCACGGGTAGCGCCAACGCAATTGCCGCTATAAATCCTTTCATTTTGTTTTTCATGTCATTGCACCCTGTCTTTTGGCACCCTCTTTAGCGGGGTAACCTGTTGGGCTAAAACCCAATCAAGATTCGTGCCCTACTAGAGAGAATGGCTAACACTCTGAAACGCCTGGAAATTTCCAGCAATAAAAATGATTTAAGCGGCCTTTGTGTAAGCAAACTCGACTCGATTATTACCTGAGAATATATTGCAGATTGAGCTTATTACTGCTCTACCAGAGGAAGACCCGTGATCATTTATAGATTATTTATAGATTATTTTTTATAGCGTTTTCTTGGCTAACTAAGGAATAACGCATAACCAGATTTGATTAGATAAAAAAAGCAACTTTAAAATATTTTATCTGCCCTCTTGCCAATCATAAGTGTTAATTTGTTCGACACACGTTAGCAAATCACTGCTAGACAAAACTTGTGTTAAAGAATTTGGAGCGCGGCTTTTAATCGCCATCTACATTGTTGTATTTCTGCGGTAATGACGCATAGCTTTGTGGGTTCTTATACACTTGCAAACCGGGTTTGCTAGCAGGCGCCATAGGAATTTTTGCTGTGCGCGGTCAGCGAAGAATGTTATGCCATGCCTGTGAAAGAAGATTCTGCGCTGACTGCGATTACGGAGACCACCTAATGGGGAGTTACAAACTTAGGGCAGCATCGGACTGCCAAGCCACTGCTGTCCCACAAATCTACAGGCATGGAATATGGGGCGGAGTTTGTGACCGTCACCCGCATGGACGCGGGTGTCGAGACTACAGGGATGTATTTACGTCGTGTCACAAACTGCGCCCCAAATTTCATGTCCAGGTATCGCTTAGAAACTCTGCGATATAAGTAGTTTCAACGTCTGTTTTCCATTGAGACATAAACTATGGGACGGCAGTGACTGCCAAGCCCCCTTTATACAATAGCTGCACCCTGTAATTGGTGGCAGCGGCAGCACCCGCGCCTACAGCACGGGCATGGCAGGTTCCAGGCTATTCAAACATATCCGGCTGCTCGGCCGTGATTACGTTAAACAGGGGCGAGAATTGAAATAATCCGGCCAGTTCACTGCCCACGGTTTCATAGGTTTTACGGGCTACATCCGGCGCAATGGATTTCGGTTTTCCCGCAGCCTCTGCCAGTAACTGCGCCTGGCAAGTGCGCTCTAAGGTGATGTACCACCAGGCGGCAGATTCAACGGACTGACCCACAGTAATCAAACCGTGGTTTTGTAAAATAGCGGCCTTTTTTGCCCCCAATGCCTTGGC
This genomic stretch from Simiduia sp. 21SJ11W-1 harbors:
- a CDS encoding SpoIIE family protein phosphatase, with amino-acid sequence MNILIIEDALADLDLLANTLKDFGYPVSAFESGEAAIEHLLASGEKPDLVLTDIGMPGMDGYEAAKKIKSIFRDGHIPIVFLTARNDIKTLKKCLKIGDDFISKPLIPEILEARIAAHLRTSGLYRTLKNQAQELQTFRARVDEEFRIVDRIFENYISGSTVGFPNVRLHMSAMSAFNGDVLLSALGPAGSFYIMIGDVTGHGLPAAVAAIPTYSTFKTMATKGLPVGTIAYEINEGLISVMPADMMMAALIMRIDKSGQEATVWSGGMPPMIVLDKNSHITQRIHATHAPLSMLPGKKFSRDIQHYTFDLGDRIYLYTDGIEEAEGEFGTMFGETELVNSLVGSVDPFESLLNDVENFRSGEKQNDDVTLLEFTCKPLEACLMTSIQKAKNIIPWHFETTLTKDHFINAEPAPALAKMLGSVNGIERHQDIISTVLSELYANALDHGLLKLDSTLKEEDDGFFQFYELRKQRLSELKNGWIKITLDCYSTDDGATVYITLQDSGEGFDTQKVLNHCGSQLLSGRGIALIKSLADELKYSNNGTCAKVRFDI
- a CDS encoding porin family protein, which translates into the protein MKTLFTAATTLVLCGLTQSALAASDAGLYLGGSIGNAQMDFDSFDNLVDDNDTGYKIFGGYNFGFLPGISLGIETGFTDFGSVEGELQGLPARFDNTAWQAHLVGGLDLGPLGIFAKAGVNHWQTKFQYGSFSDKNTGSDPAYGIGATLEVDALQLRAEYEQLDFEDAKMDFYSVGASFRF
- a CDS encoding PEP-CTERM sorting domain-containing protein (PEP-CTERM proteins occur, often in large numbers, in the proteomes of bacteria that also encode an exosortase, a predicted intramembrane cysteine proteinase. The presence of a PEP-CTERM domain at a protein's C-terminus predicts cleavage within the sorting domain, followed by covalent anchoring to some some component of the (usually Gram-negative) cell surface. Many PEP-CTERM proteins exhibit an unusual sequence composition that includes large numbers of potential glycosylation sites. Expression of one such protein has been shown restore the ability of a bacterium to form floc, a type of biofilm.); its protein translation is MKNKMKGFIAAIALALPVAGQATMISWDSGSGDYLGFADSSTGAAACSSGDFCALTQTWDLGAGLSVTVSAYDSFSGRPYDGSYVNAPLHVWHDANPAMGGLGSAHYDDLGDSSADNNSGGESLYLEFSSAVSIDTLYFNGNHTGFDGYTFLFYGMGAATNQLNNVYNNGAISLNGTMLTSLWIEPDWDYLPTDPWYLSGLSYNVPEPMPIALLGLGLIGLIISRKKLA